A genomic stretch from Arachis stenosperma cultivar V10309 chromosome 3, arast.V10309.gnm1.PFL2, whole genome shotgun sequence includes:
- the LOC130965427 gene encoding uncharacterized protein LOC130965427, which produces MGKISQDHDKLDSDTIAEAIRPLVEADPSIKVKSVIAEVQSRFNYTVSYRKTWLAKQKAVAKVFGDWEVSYQTLPVWLKAMTVKKSRSRVQIKMLLVYREGEKIQGVRVLYCVFWSFYPCIVAFRHCKPLVQVDGTHLYEKYKGALLVAVAQDVNQNIVPIAFSIVNGETRDSWEFFLINLRRYVVTIDSVGIISDRHTSIDAAIACSNSAWSPPKA; this is translated from the coding sequence ATGGGAAAGATTTCACAAGATCATGACAAGTTGGACTCAGACACAATTGCAGAGGCCATTAGGCCGTTGGTCGAAGCAGACCCGTCGATAAAGGTGAAGTCTGTTATTGCAGAAGTTCAATCCAGGTTCAACTACACTGTAAGTTACCGCAAGACTTGGTTGGCAAAGCAAAAAGCTGTCGCAAAGGTTTTCGGTGATTGGGAAGTTTCTTACCAGACTCTGCCAGTATGGTTAAAAGCAATGACTGTGAAGAAGTCAAGGTCTCGTGTTCAGATAAAAATGCTCCTTGTTTACCGTGAAGGTGAGAAAATTCAAGGGGTAAGAGTTCTATACTGCGTTTTTTGGAGCTTCTATCCATGTATTGTAGCATTCAGACACTGCAAGCCATTGGTGCAGGTTGATGGCACTCACCTATACGAAAAATATAAAGGTGCACTTCTGGTTGCGGTTGCACAAGATGTGAACCAAAACATTGTGCCTATTGCATTTTCGATAGTCAATGGTGAGACGAGAGACTCATGGGAGTTTTTCCTAATCAACTTGCGGAGATATGTTGTTACCATTGATAGCGTGGGTATTATTTCTGACCGCCATACCTCCATCGACGCTGCAATAGCTTGCAGTAACAGTGCATGGTCACCACCAAAAGCGTGA